A portion of the Zootoca vivipara chromosome 6, rZooViv1.1, whole genome shotgun sequence genome contains these proteins:
- the LOC118087066 gene encoding proproteinase E has protein sequence MWRFLVPFLLAAEVYTCGQPSYAPTGRVVNGEDAVPYSWPWQVSLQYERGGQFYHTCGGTLIDANWVMTAGHCISASLKYKVVLGEYDQSKEEGSEQHIPINSGDIYVHPGWNGNCVACGDDIALLKLSRRAELNDKVQLGCIPPPGDLLPNGSPCYISGWGRLYTGGPLPSILQQALLPSVDYAHCSQPDWWSYTVKETMVCAGGDIRSGCNGDSGGPLNCRAADGKWYVHGVTSFVSAWGCNTLKKPTVFTRVSAFNSWIEETISSH, from the exons ATGTGGAGGTTCCTCGTCCCATTCCTGTTGGCAGCTGAGG TCTATACCTGCGGACAACCTTCTTATGCCCCCACGGGGAGAGTGGTGAACGGCGAGGATGCTGTGCCATACAGCTGGCCCTGGCAA GTCTCCCTGCAATACGAAAGAGGCGGACAGTTCTACCACACCTGCGGGGGGACCCTCATCGATGCCAACTGGGTCATGACTGCCGGACACTGCATCTC AGCATCCCTCAAATACAAGGTGGTTCTGGGTGAGTACGACCAGAGCAAAGAGGAAGGCTCGGAACAGCACATCCCGATCAACTCGGGGGACATCTATGTGCACCCCGGCTGGAACGGCAACTGTGTGGCTTGTGG aGATGACATCGCCTTGCTGAAGCTTTCTCGCAGAGCAGAGCTCAACGACAAAGTGCAGTTGGGGTGCATCCCGCCCCCGGGAGACCTTCTCCCCAATGGATCCCCCTGCTACATCAGCGGCTGGGGGCGCCTCTACA CTGGCGGGCCTCTCCCCTCCATCCTTCAGCAAGCCCTTCTCCCGTCAGTGGACTACGCCCACTGCAGCCAGCCGGACTGGTGGAGCTACACTGTGAAGGAGACGATGGTCTGCGCCGGGGGAGACATCCGTTCCGGCTGCAAT GGTGACTCCGGAGGCCCCCTCAACTGCCGGGCTGCTGACGGGAAGTGGTACGTCCATGGGGTGACCAGCTTTGTCTCTGCCTGGGGGTGCAACACCTTGAAGAAGCCCACCGTCTTCACCCGCGTCTCTGCTTTCAACAGCTGGATTGAAGAG ACCATTTCCAGCCATTAA